Proteins encoded in a region of the Pseudomonas denitrificans (nom. rej.) genome:
- a CDS encoding arylesterase yields MRAWLMGGCLALLLITQQAAAQTLLVVGDSISAGLGLDTSLGWVNLLDKRLQEQGFDYKVVNASISGDTTAGGLARLPALLSEQKPKLVVIELGGNDGLRGMAPAQLQQNLSGMVEQSQKSGAKVILLGMRLPPNYGQRYTDAFAKVFDSVASEQKIPLVPFFLEGVGGVQDMMQADGIHPAVAAQPKLLDNVWPTLKPLL; encoded by the coding sequence ATGCGTGCATGGCTAATGGGCGGCTGCCTGGCGTTGCTTCTGATCACGCAGCAGGCCGCGGCGCAGACGCTGTTGGTCGTCGGCGATAGTATCAGCGCCGGTTTGGGGCTGGATACCAGCCTGGGGTGGGTCAACCTGCTGGACAAGCGTCTTCAGGAGCAGGGTTTTGACTACAAGGTGGTGAACGCGTCGATCTCCGGCGACACCACTGCAGGAGGCCTCGCGCGGCTGCCGGCGCTGCTTTCGGAGCAGAAGCCGAAGCTGGTGGTGATCGAGCTGGGCGGCAACGACGGCCTGCGCGGAATGGCGCCGGCGCAATTGCAACAGAATCTTAGCGGCATGGTTGAGCAGTCGCAGAAGTCGGGCGCCAAGGTGATCCTGCTCGGCATGCGCCTGCCGCCCAATTACGGACAGCGCTACACCGACGCGTTCGCCAAGGTCTTCGACAGCGTGGCCAGCGAACAGAAGATTCCACTGGTGCCGTTCTTCCTTGAAGGGGTAGGGGGCGTGCAGGACATGATGCAGGCTGACGGCATCCATCCGGCGGTGGCGGCTCAGCCTAAACTGCTCGACAACGTGTGGCCGACGCTCAAGCCCCTGCTGTAA
- the oprI gene encoding outer membrane lipoprotei OprI — translation MNNVLKFSALALAAVLATGCSSHSKETEARLTATEDAAARAQARADEAYRKADEALAAAQKAQQTADEANERALRMLDKASRK, via the coding sequence ATGAACAACGTTCTGAAATTCTCTGCTCTGGCTCTGGCTGCTGTTCTGGCCACCGGTTGCAGCAGCCACTCGAAAGAAACCGAAGCACGTCTGACCGCTACTGAAGACGCCGCTGCTCGCGCTCAAGCCCGTGCCGATGAAGCCTATCGCAAGGCTGACGAAGCTCTGGCCGCCGCTCAGAAAGCCCAGCAGACCGCTGACGAGGCTAACGAGCGCGCCCTGCGTATGCTGGACAAAGCCAGCCGCAAGTAA
- a CDS encoding L,D-transpeptidase family protein yields MLSRVIAACSLSLAALLSAGPVSAIELPLPAPGDDIVGQVQVIKAKYEDTFADLGEKYGLGYSEMIAANPGVDAWLPGVGTEVIIPTRFVLPAGPREGVVINLAEYRLYYFPKDKNVVYTYALGIGREGWGSPVGSTSVIAKTKDPAWYPPASIRAEHAADGDPLPTVVPPGPDNPLGPYKMSLGFHGYLIHGSNKKFGIGTRTSHGCFRMYNWDVTQLFSMIPVGTKVRIINEPYKFGRSEGKIYLEAHAPIDDNGDPSVVDKHTAVINALLKREDIASQMQMDWNVVREVVAAEDGLPVAIAQPQQVQQGGSVAATVDQDAVPLQ; encoded by the coding sequence ATGTTGTCGCGCGTCATTGCCGCCTGCTCGCTGTCCCTCGCCGCGCTGCTCTCGGCCGGCCCCGTTTCCGCCATTGAATTGCCGCTGCCGGCGCCGGGCGACGATATCGTCGGCCAGGTCCAGGTCATCAAGGCCAAGTACGAAGACACCTTCGCCGACCTGGGCGAGAAGTACGGCCTCGGCTACTCCGAGATGATCGCTGCCAACCCGGGCGTCGATGCCTGGCTGCCGGGCGTGGGCACCGAGGTCATCATTCCGACCCGTTTCGTCCTGCCGGCAGGTCCGCGCGAAGGCGTGGTGATCAACCTCGCCGAATACCGCCTGTACTACTTCCCCAAGGACAAGAACGTTGTCTACACCTACGCCCTGGGGATCGGTCGTGAGGGCTGGGGTTCGCCGGTGGGCAGCACCAGCGTGATCGCCAAGACCAAGGATCCGGCCTGGTACCCGCCGGCCTCGATCCGCGCCGAGCACGCCGCCGACGGCGATCCGCTGCCGACCGTAGTGCCGCCGGGTCCGGACAACCCGCTGGGTCCGTACAAGATGAGCCTGGGCTTCCATGGCTACCTGATCCACGGTTCGAACAAGAAGTTCGGCATCGGCACCCGTACCAGCCACGGTTGCTTCCGCATGTACAACTGGGACGTGACCCAGCTCTTCTCGATGATTCCGGTGGGCACCAAGGTGCGCATCATCAACGAGCCGTACAAGTTCGGTCGCAGCGAAGGCAAGATCTACTTGGAAGCCCACGCGCCCATCGATGACAACGGCGACCCGTCCGTGGTCGACAAGCACACTGCGGTGATCAACGCCCTGCTCAAGCGCGAAGACATCGCCAGCCAGATGCAGATGGACTGGAACGTGGTGCGTGAAGTGGTTGCCGCCGAAGACGGCCTGCCGGTAGCCATTGCCCAGCCGCAGCAAGTGCAGCAGGGTGGTTCGGTTGCCGCTACTGTTGACCAGGACGCCGTGCCGCTGCAGTAA